From a single Artemia franciscana chromosome 9, ASM3288406v1, whole genome shotgun sequence genomic region:
- the LOC136031105 gene encoding protein transport protein Sec61 subunit alpha-like 1, with amino-acid sequence MVFTFLEIIKPFCSILPEITKPERRVRIRERLIWTACALIIFLVCCQIPLFGIMSSDSADPFYWIRSILVSNRGTLMELGVSPIVTSGLIMQLLSGAKMIAVGDTPRDRKLFNGAHKLFGMIFTVGQAIVYAMTGMYGDPSDIGLGVGILIVVQLFIAGLIVLLLDDVLQKGYGLGSGISLFIAANVCETIIWKSLSLITVDVGRGKEYEGAVTALFHLLGTRQDKVLALYEAFYRQNLPNLLNLMATVLVFAIVIYFQGFRVNFPIMSARNRGQYSCFPIKLLYTSNTPIIFQSALVSNLYFLSQMFSSRFAGNFLVNLLGAWSDVTGGGPARARPIGGLCYYLSSPESLGSIADDPIHALIYIIFMLGSCAYLSKAWINISGSSAKDVARQLREQQMVMRGHRETSMIHELNRYIPTAATFGGLCIGALSVLADMLGAFGSGTGILLASTTIYEYYEIIKREQSEP; translated from the coding sequence ATGGTCTTTACGTTTTTGGAAATCATTAAACCCTTCTGCAGTATACTACCTGAAATCACCAAACCCGAGAGAAGGGTTCGTATCAGGGAAAGGCTTATCTGGACAGCATGTGCCCTTATCATATTCTTGGTTTGCTGCCAAATACCACTTTTTGGTATCATGTCTTCAGATTCAGCAGATCCTTTCTATTGGATTCGTTCTATCCTGGTATCAAACAGAGGAACTTTGATGGAACTTGGAGTTTCACCAATTGTGACCTCTGGACTAATTATGCAATTGCTATCTGGAGCTAAAATGATCGCAGTTGGAGATACCCCGAGAGATAGAAAACTCTTCAACGGAGCACATAAACTATTTGGGATGATTTTTACTGTTGGCCAAGCAATTGTATATGCGATGACTGGCATGTATGGTGATCCAAGTGATATTGGCTTAGGAGTTGGTATTTTGATCGTCGTACAATTGTTCATTGCCGGTTTGATTGTACTTCTTTTGGACGATGTTCTTCAGAAAGGCTATGGACTAGGATCAgggatttctcttttcattgcAGCAAATGTCTGTGAAACAATTATCTGGAAATCACTCAGCCTCATTACAGTCGACGTTGGAAGAGGTAAAGAATATGAAGGTGCAGTCACTGCTTTGTTCCATTTGCTAGGCACCAGACAAGACAAAGTCTTAGCATTGTATGAAGCTTTCTATAGGCAAAATTTACCCAACCTCTTGAACTTGATGGCAACTGTCCTCGTATTCGCCATTGTTATTTACTTTCAAGGTTTCCGTGTCAATTTTCCAATTATGTCAGCTCGCAACAGGGGTCAGTATAGCTGCTTTCCCATTAAACTGTTGTACACATCGAATACTCCTATTATTTTTCAGTCTGCACTAGTATCAAATCTTTACTTCTTGTCCCAGATGTTTTCTTCTAGATTTGCTGGTAATTTTCTTGTGAACCTACTTGGTGCATGGTCTGACGTTACGGGTGGAGGACCTGCTCGTGCTCGTCCCATTGGGGGCTTGTGTTACTATTTGTCGTCCCCTGAAAGCCTTGGAAGCATAGCTGATGATCCAATTCATGCCTTAATCTACATTATTTTTATGCTAGGATCCTGTGCTTATTTATCTAAAGCTTGGATCAACATTTCTGGATCATCTGCTAAAGATGTTGCTAGGCAGCTTAGAGAGCAGCAAATGGTTATGAGAGGTCATAGAGAGACGTCGATGATTCATGAATTGAACAGATATATCCCAACGGCTGCTACATTTGGTGGCCTTTGCATTGGTGCTTTATCAGTTTTGGCTGATATGCTTGGTGCCTTTGGTTCAGGCACTGGTATTCTGTTGGCTTCCACAACTATATATGAATACTATGAGATTATTAAGAGGGAACAGTCTGAGCCTTGA